Genomic DNA from Lutibacter sp. A80:
ATAGGATGTTCTCAAAAATATAACCTCGATTGTCTCCTCTAAAAAGTTCTAAAATAGCTCTGCTTATTGCGTAGAAAACCAAGTAGAACAAGAAAATTTGTCCGCTAAATTGTTGGCGTTTTTTTATTATAAGTAAAATAATAATTAAGATAATTAGTGTAATTGCTTCGTATAATTGTGTTGGATGTACCGTTGTATTATGTGTGGTTGGAAAAACCATTCCAAAACTGTTATTTGTTGGAGCCCCATAACAACAACCGGCATTAAAGCAGCCTATTCTACCAATTGAATGTACAATTAATGTGGTAATTGCTAGAATATCTAACATAGGTAAAATGCTAATTTTGTGCTTTTTTAAATACCAGATTACAAAGGGAATAATAGTTACAAATGATCCGTAAAATACAAAACCACCTGAAAAATTATTGAGCATTAAATGTGGGTTATTCAAAAAATACAATGGTTTTTCTAAGTAGTAAAATAATTTTCCGCCAATAAACCCAGCGATAAAAATTAGATAGAAAAATGAATTTGGTAAGTTAGCAATATTCATTTCTTTTTTTGCGCGCCATTTAGTGTATAAAGCTGCTACTAGAGTACCTGAAGCAATACAAAAAGCGTAGGTGTAGATGGTAACTTCTTGTATATTGAGAAAGTTAGATAAAAATTCAGGTAGATGAAAAGTAAATAGCTGCGGGTACATATATGTTTATAAAATTTATATAAACCTACATAAACTTTCTCCTTTTAAAAATAGGGGTTTGATGAACTCTAAGTTTGGTTAGATGAACTAAAAAAAGAAGCTTTCTGAAAAAAATCAAAAAGCTTCTCAATTTCTCTAAAAAAAATAGAGAGGTTTAATTAATGCTAACTGTTTCACTAACTTTAGATTTTCCACCGTCTGTAGTTACTACTTTTATTGCGTAAGCTGGGGATTTACTTGTTAAACGTTCTTTAAAAATTAATTCTCGGGTGTTTTTGTATTGCACCAAGTTTCCATCTTTATTCTCCTTGTAAATTACATACAAGGTTTCATTATTATGAAATTTGTATTTCCAGCTTAGAGTTATTTCATTTTTATCTTGTGTAACTTTTAAATCTTCAACAGGCGGACGTACACCTGTATCATAAGGTTTTCCCATTACAGGAACTGCAAAATCAGATTTGTTATCACTATCGTCTATTGCTTGTAATGAATAGTAATAGCGCGTTCCTTTTTCTACTTTTTTATCAATATATATTTTTTGATCATTTTGAAGTTGAGCTAATTGTTCCCATTCATCTTTAAGATTTAATTTTCTGAAAAGAATCTGTTGTTTTACATCTCTACTTTTACTTAAAGCAAACTCTAAATTCACAAAATCTTCACCTACTTTTACCCTTTTAAATACAGGAGTGGTTGGCGGAATAATATCGGGTCTCTTAACTTTTAATATTTCTGAAAATTCAGAAGTGTTATGGTTAAAATCTAAAGCTTCAGTTCTATAATAAATATACGGAGTTAAAGATTTAAGTGTAACAGTGTCTAAAAAAACTGTTTGAACTTCATTTTGGAGACTATCTAACGATAAAAACCCTTCTTTTATAACAGAAAACTCGTGCTCTGGACTGTTAGAGCGGTACAAACGATATCCCATTAAATCTGTTTCTTTATTTTTTTGAATATTTACAGTAACTACGCCTAATGAGTCTATTTTTCCATCAATAAATATTGGTTTTACAGGAGGTACAGAATCTATAAGTGTTACTGAAATTGGAAAAGATGAACTTACGTTATTTGCGGTATCAAGCGCTTGTACTAAATAATAATTACTTTGTCCTTTTATAAAGCTTTTGTCTATAAATTTTCTAGCTGAGCTTGGTAGTAATTTATCGTTTATTAACGAAAAATATCCATCGCTTTTATCGGATCTTGAAATTGCGAAACCTTTAAAATCCGGCTCAATAGGGTTATTCATTTCCCATTCTATATGAACTTCATCTGGTTTAGCATGTTTTGGTTGTTTTAAAAACGGTTTTTGAGGAGGTGTTAAATCTCTTGGCATTCCGGTAACTTCAGCAAATTTTACGCGTTCTCCAAAAATAGTTTGGGCATAAAATCTATAGGTGTATTTTTGATAATTCACCAAACTATCTTCACTAAAACCATTGTGTTTTACGCCTTCATAAGTTTTTCCTCTTACGGTATAAATAGGAGCATTATTTAGTTTTTTAAAAACACCATTTATTTCTCGTTCAACATCTACACCTGATAAATCTGGATGGTCTTCCCAAACAAAGCCTAATTGTGAATCTCCAGTTTTAATATATACTTTGTTTTTATATTGATTGTTATTAATTGTTGTTTGAATGCTAACAGGTATGGATTTAATTTCATAAACAGCAGAGTTTTCAACTAGTTTTACACGGTAGGTGTATTTTTTTCCAGTTTCAATAGTTTTGTCTATATAAGCTAAACCAAGTCCTTTAGCGGCATTAGCATTTTTTATAGCTGTTAAAATAGAAACCATAAATTGAAAATCTTCATCTGCTTTTTGTTGTTTTAAATCTGCAATACCTTTTGAAAAATCAAATTCTCCACCAGTTTTTTCCTGACTTGAAATATAAAAATCTTGAGATATTTCAATCTGAATTTTTTCATCTTCTGTTTTTGCTTCTTGAAGGGCTTCTAGCCATTCATCTTCAGAAAAAGGAGTTGTTTTTACAATTTCAATAAAGTTTTCAGAATTCCCTTCGGCTCTTTCTAGAATAAATCCACCTTGAAGTCCTAAGTCTAAGGTTTTTTTTCTGTCAGGAATAAAGCGTAATTCTACACCGTTAGTAGTATAACGTGCGGCGGCTTTAATTTCACTAATTGGGTTTTCTTGTGCATTTATTTTAGTACTTCCAAAAAATAAACTAATGATTAATATTATATATTTTGTGCTTTTCATAATTTTCATTTTTAATGAGTCATTATTGCTCCTGCGCTTCCACTTACAAGTACTGGAGCGCCCGTTCTAAAGTTTTTTACAATTGTTTGGTTTACGGGTGAACCGTTATTTTTAACAGCATTTACCCAAATTGAACCATTCCATTCTTTTAAGGTTGCAGTTACTGTAAATCTATAGCTTTTATTTTCAGTAAGCGAATTAATTACAGGGGCTGGCTCAGGTGGTAAATCATCATAGTCATCAGAAGGTCCTGGAGCAGGGTACATCATTAAACCACTAGGTGCTACCATTGCACCTACAGCAGGTGTTGCTGCTGGTGTAAATCCGGCAGGTGCTGTATATGCCATACCAACTGGTGCTGCAGCTGCAACGGTTAATCCGCCTGCACCGCCACTTGGTGGCATTGGGGCAAATGTTGCTGGAGCAGCAGTAATTGAAATTGGTGTGGCTATTGTATATAAAAATTCACCTAAGTTATTTTCATCAGTTGTTAAACTTACTCCAGTCCAAGTACCGGTATCATCATCTTTAACTTGTAAAATTTTAGTAACCTCCATTTTAAATGTACGCATTTCTACAGTTCCATTTGATTGTTGCTCTGATACGTCAAAAACTTCATCTGGATTTAAACCATATTTTACTGCAAGAGGTTGATCAGTAGGAAAGTTAAAACTGCTGTTTGGGTGTACATATTGTATTAATGCGTTTTCTTGATCAGCAGCTGCATCACCTTGTGTTACTGCAGCACCACTACTAGCTCCACCATTACCACACTGAGTTCCTTTTTCGAAACTTTTGTGGAAATTAAATGAAATTAAATCAAAAACTGTAATTGAGCCATCAATAGCACCTGCTACATAATATGGATTTGGGAATTCGCCAGTAATCCAAGCACCTGCTGCTAAACTGGCAATGGTTTTATTCCATTTAAGATCACCTCCAATTTTATACTTTTTAACACCAGCTGCTGCCATACCATACATGCCTAAGCTTCCTTTTGCACGCCAACCGTTAATTCCAATAGGAGTGTTACCGTCGCAGCTTCCTAAATATTGCATATATGATAGATGTAATTCTGCGCCTGCAGCTAAGTTAAAACTTAGTACGTGTTTTTTATTTCCATTATAATAATCAGTTAATTCTTTTTCACCGCTTTTATCAAACATAAAACCAATACCTAAAGCAAATCCTTTTCCACTAGCTGTGTTGCTTCCAATACCTCCTGTTGAGGCGCCTCCTGCACTAGGGTAAGCACCAACAGCATTGTGATAATTTGTTCTAAAAGTGTTTGTAAATCCACCTGGATATGGAATATCATTTCCGAACATTAAATATTCGTATAAACTTATTCCAAATACATTTACAGTATTTAAATTAGCCGGTTCACCAAATTTAAAATACCAATCGTTTGTTTTACCATTAATATCCAATACCAAACTCATAGGGCTAGGTGTTGAAATAGGTGATGCATTTACATTTACGTTTGCACTTAAATTAAAGTGTTTTTGAGGGAAATCGTAATCAACAGTAACCGAACCATCTATTTTAGCTTTATTCCTTGTAGCAAAACTTGCTCCTACATAAAAATCTCCAGTAAAACCAATATACGTCATACCTCCGCTACCAGAAAATGTTCCAAGTAAGCCAACATCGGCATTAAAAGTTTCTTCTTTTGGTGTGGTTGCTAATACTGCTTTTGCTCTAAAACCTAATGAAGAATACTTTGGAGTAAACGTGTAGGTAGATCCAGATAAGGTAGCTTCCATATTTTTAAATGCGCCTCCACCAAAACC
This window encodes:
- a CDS encoding prolipoprotein diacylglyceryl transferase → MYPQLFTFHLPEFLSNFLNIQEVTIYTYAFCIASGTLVAALYTKWRAKKEMNIANLPNSFFYLIFIAGFIGGKLFYYLEKPLYFLNNPHLMLNNFSGGFVFYGSFVTIIPFVIWYLKKHKISILPMLDILAITTLIVHSIGRIGCFNAGCCYGAPTNNSFGMVFPTTHNTTVHPTQLYEAITLIILIIILLIIKKRQQFSGQIFLFYLVFYAISRAILELFRGDNRGYIFENILSHSQFIALLILITASVLYIKLKTKNKINLNN
- a CDS encoding fibronectin type III domain-containing protein, which produces MKSTKYIILIISLFFGSTKINAQENPISEIKAAARYTTNGVELRFIPDRKKTLDLGLQGGFILERAEGNSENFIEIVKTTPFSEDEWLEALQEAKTEDEKIQIEISQDFYISSQEKTGGEFDFSKGIADLKQQKADEDFQFMVSILTAIKNANAAKGLGLAYIDKTIETGKKYTYRVKLVENSAVYEIKSIPVSIQTTINNNQYKNKVYIKTGDSQLGFVWEDHPDLSGVDVEREINGVFKKLNNAPIYTVRGKTYEGVKHNGFSEDSLVNYQKYTYRFYAQTIFGERVKFAEVTGMPRDLTPPQKPFLKQPKHAKPDEVHIEWEMNNPIEPDFKGFAISRSDKSDGYFSLINDKLLPSSARKFIDKSFIKGQSNYYLVQALDTANNVSSSFPISVTLIDSVPPVKPIFIDGKIDSLGVVTVNIQKNKETDLMGYRLYRSNSPEHEFSVIKEGFLSLDSLQNEVQTVFLDTVTLKSLTPYIYYRTEALDFNHNTSEFSEILKVKRPDIIPPTTPVFKRVKVGEDFVNLEFALSKSRDVKQQILFRKLNLKDEWEQLAQLQNDQKIYIDKKVEKGTRYYYSLQAIDDSDNKSDFAVPVMGKPYDTGVRPPVEDLKVTQDKNEITLSWKYKFHNNETLYVIYKENKDGNLVQYKNTRELIFKERLTSKSPAYAIKVVTTDGGKSKVSETVSIN